The following nucleotide sequence is from Aneurinibacillus soli.
AAGTTGTAGGCAGAAACAAGCATAAAACCGCTGGCAACGACAAGTAGCATGATGAGGCGTGCTAGCATATGAAGGATGTTGTACCCACGCTCATTTCCTATGCGCAGCATAACAAAGCTTAGAACGAACAAAACGAGGAGTAGAGCCCATAATCCGGTGTGAATATGTATCATGTTAATCACGTCCTTTTCGTAACATCCCTTTCACTATACACCTGCCGTATTGCCCTTGCAAATAAGAGCACTTATTTGATGTGCTACACTACAGCGCGGGAGAGAGTAGGCGGGTAGAAAGGGGAAAAGTAT
It contains:
- a CDS encoding DUF1516 family protein; the protein is MIHIHTGLWALLLVLFVLSFVMLRIGNERGYNILHMLARLIMLLVVASGFMLVSAYNFIPITLLKGALAIVLIGIMEMILIRTHKGERNATLWVLFIIDLLAVMYIGYVKIG